Within the Populus trichocarpa isolate Nisqually-1 chromosome 14, P.trichocarpa_v4.1, whole genome shotgun sequence genome, the region tagaaTTAAATACTAGATGCTCAGTTGTGAAAACCAGATAAATTTAGTAATTTAAAATCGCTTTATCCTAATACAATGCAATACAGCACAAATAATTGATgatctttcatatttcataGATTGACCGATTAAATTGTTCTTTGCTTTACTTgtgatttgttttggattttattcCTGAGATACAAACTCggagaatcaaaagaaaaaaaaaagacaaatatattTAACCATCGTAGCATTAGCCGCATTTTGGTTCGATAGTCACCTTTTTTCCAGGTGTAAGGCTTCTTTATTGCAGAAATGCCCCCAGTTGCCATCTCCAGCTTTCGGACGAGGGGAGGCGACCCATAAGGTTCAACATTCTatcttttcatttgatttggACCTGATAAGTCCCTCAGTTGCAGGCCAAGGATCCCCACTTGCACAGTTACAGTAGCCCATCTTTGTGCCATTTCttgtatcttttaaaaataaaaataaaaatattaatttagtttttcaatgcttttttttcgattgcatttttttttttgtagccaAGATAATTTTTTGGTTGGTTTCTTAGTTATAATTTaccatggaaaaaaataataaaaaaaggattaaactgtaaaatttgatagaatacAATGTCCGATGTGAAAATCACATGAAGAAGTTCTTTATGATATACTCACGTTTCTCTTTCCTACATCACGGTTTCTTTCgtgtttgaaattttaattttgatctttaactttattttttagtctttgtatttaaaagatgagagagaaagctattagaaaagaaaagaacgttGTTAGCTGATCACGTTttgatcatgaaaaaaattatttttagtgttaataaattacattcaataaaagaaGTTttgttgagatggttttttaccttcatttttccataaaaaaatagattagggtTGAATTagatttttccttttgatttgatgttgtgtttttgacatattttggtgttttgagttgatttacTAGTTTATTGATGttataagaatatttattaaatgtttttagataaaaatgagataattttttttttatatttggagtATTATGATTTAGctatagattttaatattttgggatATAAAATTACACTGTAAATTATATCATCGGGttttaaatatacaaaataaaaaataaatgcaatgctAAAATCATAGTCTTAAAACgattagaatttaactttataaagaATAGACATcctcataaaaagaaatctgttttaaaccatatataaGACCATAGATAGAAATATAACTTGGATTAACAACCAATCGACAAAGTAGCTTAATTTATAAAGGATGCACTAGAGTTGATATGTATTTTCCTTGAACAAGTAGTTTTTATACTTATATTATTGTAGATCATAGGTTATATTAGGTGATGATTTTATCTAACCATGATTTTATGATCAAGTCTAAACACCCTTCAATTTAAGAGAGAGCTCTATTATCCCATATCTCGCATgtcatgatttttattattatttttattttaaaatatttataaatagcaCCAACCATCAAGAATGAAGTGACAACTACCATTAACAACAAACCTACATATTCTATATCACCTAATTCACCACTGATTTACAAAATTCTTGGTCACGacctctcttgtttttttaattacgcTAACAATCTAAAGTGCCAGAAAATATCTTTTGCATGGGACACTAACCTATTTTCATAagctaatttattattagttgtGAAAAAGCTTAAATTTATCTGAAGTTCTTCAGAGACTTTATTAGTTGTATAGTTTAATTATCAGAGTCcaataaaaacattatgaaattttcatttcaaatccTTAGCTCATTCCATTTAATTTCTCCtgagatattttatattttattgtcttAAAATATAGAACACGACTAGTGAATTATAGAAgttctaatatatttatattatacaataCCGCTCGGTATTTTATGATTTACTGAGAATATTATCAGATTAAGTATCAAATGTATTGCAGAGATTTCATTAATCCAAAGTTTTACGAGTCCGtacatttttttcacaaattcaCCAGTACAAAAATGTACTGGTAAAAACAATCAACTTCAATAGTCAATTCATAGAAAAAGAATTAGCAGCAATCGGCTTGATTAAGCCAAGgcttaccattttttttttggaaggaaaaaagaaaaataaaaaaattttgttttaaagtatggttgtggttattttttaaagtgttttttatcctgaaatatattaaaataatatttttttatttttaaaaaattatttttaaaatcagcgcattaaaacaatccaaaacacacataaaaaattaacttttagcaaaacaaaaataattaaatttttaaagaacgTAATTTGCGCCCAAACAGATTTATGAGTACTATAGATGgagttttgtaatatttatatcTAAATCTTAACTTAAGATTTTTATCTTAActcaatttattataaattaaattcaacttaattaattttcaggTATTTATAAGATATCTGTGGAGCATCCCAAATcatgatctttttatattaattcaatgacaaataaaaacaaaaaatcttctgaaaaatcaaattacatcCAACAAGctccaaaatcataatttaaatccAGTccaatcaattatacaaaataatcaaTCTCAACCCAGAACAGAGACAAGACAtgctagagaaaaaaaaattacacaaaaaaaaatcatttcaaccacaaaacaagaaaacacacattaaagaaaaccaaaataacaaTATCTCTAAATTCCCTCCTCTTTATTTACTCGGGAGTgtttaaaatagtaataaaggttgattttcaaaatatatttttatttagaaatatattaaaataaaagaaaaaagaaaaaagaataatgaagAGAGAAGAAACGGCTAGAGAGGTAAGATGGTGAAATGTGAAATAAGAccacattttttaatttatatatacttGGTAAAAATGTGATTTTTCCAATTTCCAAACtctgaaatatattttatattaatttgattcgGGTTGAGCTCaaataacatagtttttaaacccggtctGTGGCCAGCCTGGTCCAAGGCTCGGGTTTCAACCGAGTCACAGGATTTTAACCGGGTCACTGGGTCTGCCGGGTCAatccctattttaaaaaaaatctaaaacggTTTACAACCGAGTTTTTGATCTGGTTTTGTTAGGTCAACCAGGTCGCCAGGTCACGTCatgaatttttctattttctcttcaACCTGACCTGGTTCTAATTCCAGGTTAGTCGGATCCCGGATCGACttgccgggttttaaaactatgtcaAATAGGTTTCAGATGAGGTTCAAcagtatttatattatattcacACCTTATTTTTTCACTTCAAGTTATTACATGAACTTGAACCGAATCCAAACAAGTAAGAAAcaatttattaagataaaatTATCATTCCCTTGCGTCAGCAGGAagctaaaatctttttttttttcatcgaaaaaaaacatttatatttttctataaagaaCGCACGTTAGGCCAACGTGGAGCCCACTCTGATTTCCAGTCTGCCTGCCCAACAAAAAGTAGCAGCCGTCCATTCCCGGATCACCGTCTCTTTAACTGCCACGTGTCGATGCCTTTTCAAACATCCCATCCACCACCGTCCTTCATTGTCTCCACGTATGAAAGCAAACCTCCCAAACTCTCAGTTAACGACGTAACTCCTCGAACCTCCCAAACGTAACACCGTCAACTCaatcatttcatttcaaattcaacCAAACCACCAGGTTCGTAGACTCCAAACCTGAGGCTCGGCCCACGATTTAAATAACCCTCACATGCTTTCTTTTTACTCCCTCACTTTTCATCACTCCCCTCTGTGTCTGTGGGTGTATTTCTCTTTTTCTTGCGAAGAAATTCtctgaaatttttaaatttttattaggagGATCCAGATTACAATGGCGGAGCAATCAGAGAATCCGATTGAGTCAGTCATGGGGAAGATTAGCGAGAAGATTCATCACGAATCGTCTTCGTCGGATTCGGAGTCCGATTCAGAGAAGAAATCGTATCCTTCCGAGTCGGTGAAGGACAAGATTTGGCGGTTGTTTGGTAGAGAAAAACCTGTTCATCGTGTTCTTGGTGGTGGAAAGCGTAGGTCACTTAAAACctgctttatttattaaaatttcattttctttttttttaattcatttatttaggttgattttgattgtttattattttatttttttactagtggAGAATAGAATGATTCAGATttagtcattgttttttttttctggtcttCTGGGGTGTTTGGTTACtgagaaaattaaaaggaaaaaaaaatgactgtGGTTAATGTGGTATTTTTGTTCAGCTGCTGATGTGTTTTTGTGGAGGAACAAGAAGGTTTCAGCTGGTGTACTTGGTTTTGCGACAGCAATCTGGGTCCTTTTTGAGTTGGTCGAATACAACTTGCTTACTCTAGTGTGCCATATCTTGATACTCTCTCTTGCACTCTCGTTCCTCTGGTCTAATGCTCACTCTTTTATCAACAAGTAATATTCTCTCGTCCTTGAAGTTTTTAGCTCCCTTTTCTGGTTTAGGTATCCATGTATTTTGGTGGAGGTATTGACAACTGTAGGCTCGGAATGGGttgtttgtgattttctttccGATGTTGTTTTATAGGAGTCCTCCTCGCATCCCACAAGTTCATCTTCCAGAGGAACCAGTCCTGCAGGTTGCTTCAGCACTGTGTGTTGAGATTAACGGTGCGTTTGTGGTCTTGCGCAGTATTGCCGCAGGAAAAGACTTGAAGAAGTTTCTCATTGTATGTTTCTTGAATATCTCATCACTTCTGTTTCTACAGGTTCACCTTGTAATTGAAGTAGATCATCTGATATTTCTgccttattttgttttcagtaGAATAATTCTTATATTACTGCTACATATGGATCTGAAATTTATTGCTGTCGAGTTCTGCATTATTTGGTCAATAGTGTCATTGCTGGTTTTCATGCTTTGCCTACTCTGACTAATTCCTAAAATTGCTGGTGTGTATTGATGTCAGGTTATCGCCGGATTGTGGGTCATGTCAATTGTGGGGAGTTGGTGCCATTTCTTGACcttgttttatatatgtatgACTTTCGAAGCTGATTTTATGCCTGATTTTATGCAGTTTGCTTAACGTGCGTTAGATATTATATACTGAAACTTTCCAATGATTTTAACAGGCTTCGTTCTGCTACACACTGTACCCGTTCTCTACGAGAAGTTCGAGGACAAAATCGACCCCTTGGCAGAGAAGGCGATGATTGAGATCAAAAGGCAATATGCGGTCTTCGATGCTAAGGTTCTGAGCAAGATCCCAGTGGCCGCTTTGAAAGCCAAGAAAGTTTAGATTGGTTGCTTTTTGTGTTTGGGTAATCAGGGGTTTGCAGGTCGTGATTGCTTTACCCATAATTTGCTAGGGATTCCTTTTGTTCTTCACCCCACAAATTGTTTTAAACTGTTTGGGTTGCATTTTGAATGAATTGTCTTTCATGGTGTTAGTTTTGAAGATGGAGGTTTAATTTGCAATCCTATGGCACCTCTTAATGGTGGTTTTTGATGAGTTCAATGTACATTAGTTTATCTTTTATGTTTCGGACCGTTGTGCTCCCggtattttctgatatttgtgTCGTGTTTGCCTCGTGACTACGACCAAAAACAAAGTAGATGCTGTCGCAGAAACAGTTCCTCATTTGGCTATTGCGGGGGCAAGGTGGATTTGCGTGCAAGGCTGAAATCTATTTCAATTTGGATGTGTGAATGTCGGTGAGTTGGAGAGTACTATTGCTCTGtgcttttcttaaaaaaaatttgaatttttttttgaattttttttgtgtttatttaaaaaaaaatattatcttaatatatttttaaagaaaaaacattttcaattaaacaccACAGTACCACACAGCCATTGCGTAATATAAGCCATAAGGTAACCTGGCATCTAAGATTTCTAGCTAACAGGGTATTGTTCGTGATGTTACGTGTAAACCCGTGTGTGGTGGCCCGGCACAAGCGAGGTGAGGGGAAGCCAAGTAAACAGCAGAGTTTGGTGAGCGGCCACCTCGCAGGCCGCTTTAATAAAATTTGTACAACCCGCATCCAATATGTACGCTTTGGCAGCCATTAATCGGACATCCAAGTTCCTTTCGTAGGTGGTTTTACAGGTGCTGCTCAG harbors:
- the LOC7492738 gene encoding reticulon-like protein B5, with amino-acid sequence MAEQSENPIESVMGKISEKIHHESSSSDSESDSEKKSYPSESVKDKIWRLFGREKPVHRVLGGGKPADVFLWRNKKVSAGVLGFATAIWVLFELVEYNLLTLVCHILILSLALSFLWSNAHSFINKSPPRIPQVHLPEEPVLQVASALCVEINGAFVVLRSIAAGKDLKKFLIVIAGLWVMSIVGSWCHFLTLFYICFVLLHTVPVLYEKFEDKIDPLAEKAMIEIKRQYAVFDAKVLSKIPVAALKAKKV